In one window of Macadamia integrifolia cultivar HAES 741 chromosome 2, SCU_Mint_v3, whole genome shotgun sequence DNA:
- the LOC122070526 gene encoding putative glycerol-3-phosphate transporter 5, with amino-acid sequence MEANSRNIAPGFTLLCATKPSGRTIVFYQTLVLLITFSAYASFHASRKPPSIVKSVLGPQIQSSDSELGKNSSSIDTGWAPFDGKRGPHRLGELDLAFLSAYSIGMFFAGHIGDRIDLRVFLSFGMFASGISTIVFGLAYWWKIHSLGFFLLVQIISGLFQSTGWPCVVSVVGNWFGKSKRGLIMGIWNSHTSVGNILGSIVASSVLVFGWGWSFVLPGIFIIVVGVVVFLFLILTPEDAGFESPVKDIEMSSEAEYVNTSEETRGEGESLLQSGSPDSAAAIGFLEAWRLPGVAPYAFCLFFSKLVAYTFLYWLPFYIRHTAVAGVHLSHETAGMLSTIFDVGGVFGGILAGYISDRIEGRAVTSIIFLIFSVPALILYRTYGSISMYFSIGLMFISGLLVNGPYSLITTAVAADLGTQSLIKGNSKALATVTAIIDGTGSVGAALGPLLTGYISSTGWNSVFFMLIVAILLAVLFLIRLARAEITSMLSEGKWFWESMTVR; translated from the exons atggaAGCCAATTCCCGAAACATAGCTCCCGGTTTCACTCTCCTTTGTGCAACCAAACCCTCCGGAAGAACTATAGTTTTCTATCAAACTCTAGTCCTTCTCATCACCTTCTCCGCTTACGCATCGTTCCATGCCTCTCGGAAGCCTCCGAGCATCGTTAAGAGTGTACTAGGTCCGCAGATTCAATCGAGCGACTCTGAATTAGGCAAGAATTCGAGCTCAATCGATACAGGTTGGGCTCCTTTTGATGGAAAACGTGGACCTCACAGGTTGGGTGAGCTCGATCTTGCTTTCCTCTCAGCTTACTCGATCGGAATGTTTTTTGCTGGACATATCGGAGATCGGATCGATCTTCGggtttttctttcatttggaaTGTTTGCTAGTGGGATTTCTACAATTGTTTTTGGGTTAGCTTATTGGTGGAAGATTCATTCTTTAGGGTTCTTTTTACTGGTTCAGATCATTAGTGGATTGTTTCAGTCGACGGGTTGGCCTTGTGTTGTCTCTGTTGTTGGTAATTGGTTCGGGAAATCGAAGAGAGGGTTGATAATGGGGATATGGAATTCGCACACTTCGGTTGGGAATATACTGGGTTCGATTGTTGCCTCGTCAGTTTTAGTATTCGGTTGGGGTTGGTCCTTTGTCTTACCTGGGATTTTCATTATTGTGGTCGGAGTAGTGGTTTTCCTGTTCCTGATTTTGACTCCGGAAGATGCAGGGTTTGAATCCCCTGTAAAAGATATAGAGATGAGTTCAGAAGCTGAATATGTGAATACCTCAGAGGAAAccaggggagaaggagagagtcTCCTCCAGTCTGGGTCTCCGGATTCAGCTGCTGCAATTGGATTCTTGGAGGCTTGGAGGTTACCTGGTGTGGCCCCATATGCCTTCTGCCTCTTCTTCTCCAAGCTCGTGGCTTATACTTTCCTGTACTGGTTGCCCTTCTATATAAGACACACAG CTGTTGCTGGAGTGCATTTATCACATGAAACTGCTGGAATGCTTTCTACAATATTTGATGTTGGAGGAGTATTTGGTGGGATCTTGGCAGGATATATTTCTGATAGGATTGAGGGTCGTGCAGTTACTTCAATTATATTCTTGATATTCTCAGTCCCAGCTCTTATTTTGTACAGAACTTATGGAAGCATCTCTATGTACTTCAGCATTGGATTGATGTTTATATCTGGATTGCTTGTGAATGGCCCATACTCGTTAATTACAACAGCTGTTGCTGCTGATCTGGGTACACAGAGCTTGATCAAAGGAAATTCCAAGGCTTTGGCTACAGTGACGGCCATCATAGATGGTACTGGTTCAGTTGGGGCAGCTTTAGGTCCTCTATTGACTGGATATATTTCCTCTACAGGATGGAACAGTGTATTCTTTATGCTTATTGTTGCTATTCTTCTTGCGGTTTTGTTCTTGATTCGCCTTGCACGAGCTGAGATTACTAGCATGTTGAGTGAGGGAAAATGGTTTTGGGAAAGCATGACAGTGAGGTGA